A DNA window from Oscarella lobularis chromosome 8, ooOscLobu1.1, whole genome shotgun sequence contains the following coding sequences:
- the LOC136190285 gene encoding microtubule-associated serine/threonine-protein kinase 3-like isoform X1, which translates to MSDATTRRRSTALLETFLREEGLDRFIERFAAEELDIHSFSTLTHDDLRTTFALGDDATSIARLLDAVAKAKEKFVDILEHKHEHRSEHDHATSDDDDDDDDDDDDDDEDIPLRRYPRAASAPSNRDVQRVLELDAVPKRVRNASPAAAAAAAAAASGRPESTDSGIDSGTFDDVRKGERGGGGGEEEKSNLVATSRDLGWSEPDLAVRFRPESSERRSRARQRPKSCIDSAAELAGNVHSDEPAASRPITSPPPPSLAMVTLAAQQGLGKKHQSVSCLSPSLRLFSSNHMERLESTDRGRRHSCASLSSSGYGTGSPVIGSPSSPYTFGSFERLHTLPSQPTSDDLQVLLRHLDTEGSDLKLSSRPRARSLSPERSPRNFFGDVSKLNDIYRERFPKAKEEMEDQLTILLEECHQMERGKSQHAAYEFVLNQVLEAARNILQMSRQGGLSGGYFYEITGKIEGYAIRAAEVTSLPPKAVPLGDIIRKLLLIISRPARLLECLEFDALKFLHSSAEDQLSDLRSSSHMPRYIRSKLDTLDANDGVSPIKSRCSSPLPQEESESGNPSEEDFSEIKLISSGAYGSVHLVRHKKIKKRFAMKKVSKQSMVLKKQVDQIYAERDILTFADNPFVVSIFCTFQTKKHLCLVMEYVEGGDCATLLKNMEGPLPVDLARMYFAETVLALEYIHSLGVIHRDLKPDNMLITSEGHIKLTDFGLSKIGLMNLTTNIIESASGQQDGLFMDEQIYGTPDYIAPEVILMQGYSKSVDWWSMGVILYEFLIGVTPFYGETVDELFEQIKSNNLCIEWPSDPDEAPPPEAQDLITHLLRQNPADRLGSAQMGGEAGVKAHRFFKNVDWRSLLLQKAAFVPQLENEEDTSYFDPRTDRYSHELLSDEEYEEDEDERFSVPFANFSSTSSRYSMIVETQDEDTEADPNDPTLPKGNEGNADLSTEPSSGNRNEVKWNIPESERPVGIPVTSEECLERIIVQKGGTGGYGMVLRAIRVFVGDSNFYRMHHVIKSVDEDSPAWKAGLRQGLLVMRVNGRSVTGLLHTDVVQLILAGNVTQCEFSVTPLESTSIRAGGRARAQSLAKRLSQPNAATTTESATAKKKGSTEKPKKRWKFLFFKKRKKRSKSKDVSHRSVSSPASPTAPSPPPLQNPPSPIMSTSLPRNFRPRVAVNPSQSWAGSATLTPPPPPLTHRPHSFGTQLTKIFRSPRRSSHNALSVSPLVPSLNVTASSDDTVGRSPSPSKPRRVTTGEVPPQSLSPPQFMSDDDSRGGKGGGKGGDASHTGLKRRFSLGGSSSPPRGRQTLSGTSPLLRRALSPDHQLSQSYSSGLPTVGSASVPSSPAKPRKNNRRSFFRRSRSFKGSEDMETAAKGGKGGKAGKGRKEGIGGSSSTSQLRDSWAARKEMFDNL; encoded by the exons AtgagcgacgcgacgacgcgacgacgctcgacggCTCTGCTGGAGACCTTTCTCAGGGAGGAGGGCCTCGATCGCTTCATCGAacgattcgccgccgaagaACTCGACATCCACTCGTTCTCGACGCTCACGCACGACGACCTTCGCACGACATTCGcactcggcgacgacgcgacgtcgatcgcacgcctactcgacgccgtcgcgaaagcgaaagagaaattcgtcgacatTTTAGAGCACAAACACGAGCATCGAAGCGAg CACGACCATGCGacctccgacgacgacgatgacgacgacgacgacgacgacgacgacgacgaagatatTCCGCTTCGACGCTATCCGCGCGCcgcgtcggcgccgtcgaatcgagacGTACAGCGCGTTCTCGAACTCGACGCGGTGCCCAAGCGCGTGCGAAacgcgtcgccggcggcggcggcggcggcggcggcggctgcaaGCGGTCGACCCGAGTCGACCGACAGCGGAATCGATTCGGGGAcgttcgatgacgtcagaaagggagaaagaggaggaggaggaggagaagaggagaaatcgAATTTAGTTGCGACGAGTCGCGATCTCGGTTGGAGCGAACCGGATTTGGCCGTTCGATTTAGG CCCGAGTCGAGCGAGCGACGAAGCCGAGCAAGACA GCGACCTAAGAGTTGTATTGATTCGGCAGCGGAATTGGCAGGCAACGTGCACTCTG ACGAGCCCGCTGCTTCACGGCCCAtaacgtcgccgccgcctcctaGCCTTGCTATGGTCACTCTGGCCGCGCAGCAGGGACTCGGAAAAAA GCACCAGAGCGTTTCCTGTCTATCGCCTAGCTTGCGTCTCTTTTCGAGCAATCACATGGAAAG GTTGGAGAGTACGGATCGTGGGCGTCGACATTCATGCGCGTCGTTATCATCCTCTGGTTATGGAACCGGATCTCCCGTGATTGGCTCGCCATCCTCGCCCTAC ACGTTTGGATCGTTTGAACGATTGCACACT CTTCCTTCTCAACCGACGTCAGATGACTTGCAAGTTCTCCTTCGACACTTGGATACGGAAGGCAGCGACTTGAAATTGTCGTCGCGTCCGAGAGCAAGAAGCTTAAG TCCCGAAAGGTCGCCTCGAAATTTCTTCGGTGACGTTTCCAAGCTCAATGATATTTATCGAGAACGATTTCCCAAG gcgaaagaagaaatggaagatCAGCTGACCATTCTTCTTGAAGAATGCCATCAAATGGAAAGAGGAAAATCGCAACACGCAGCATACGAATTTGTCTTGAACCAG GTATTGGAGGCGGCCAGAAACATTCTTCAGATGTCGCGCCAAGGCGGACTCTCGGGCGGTTATTTCTATGAAATTACGGGGAAGATTGAAGGCTATGCAATCAGA GCGGCGGAGGTCACCAGTCTTCCGCCGAAGGCCGTTCCGCTGGGCGACATTATTCGAAAATTGTTGCTTATAATATCGCGTCCCGCTCGCCTTCTCGAATGCCTG GAATTTGACGCGTTGAAGTTTCTGCATTCGTCCGCTGAGGATCAGCTGTCTGATTTGCGCTCTTCGTCGCACATGCCGCGCTACATTCGAAGCAAACTTGACACTCTTGATGCAAATgacg GCGTTTCTCCGATAAAGAGTCGttgctcgtcgccgctaCCACAAGAAGAAAGCGAG AGTGGGAATCCTTCCGAGGAGGATTTTAGCGAAATCAAGCTCATTAGTTCAGGAGCTTATGG ATCCGTGCACTTGGTGAGACAcaagaaaataaagaagCGGTTTGCTATGAAGAAAGTCAGCAAGCAGTCCATGGTTCTAAAGAAACAG GTTGACCAAATTTACGCAGAAAGAGATATTCTTACGTTTGCGGACAATCCTTTTGTGGTCAGCATTTTTTGCACGTTCCAGACGAAG AAACACTTGTGTTTGGTGATGGAATATGTCGAAGGGGGCGACTGTGCGACGCTATTGAAAAACATGGAGGGCCCCCTGCCCGTCGATTTGGCGCGCATGTACTTCGCTGAAACCGTCCTCGCCTTGGAGTATATTCACAGTCTCGGCGTGATTCACAGAGATTTGAAACCAGACAA CATGTTGATCACGTCGGAAGGACACATTAAATTGACTGATTTTGGATTGTCAAAGATTGGTCTGATGAACT TGACGACGAACATCATTGAGTCGGCTAGTGGACAGCAGGATGGCTTGTTTATGGATGAACAGATTTATGGCACTCCCGATTATATTGCCCCCGAAGTTATTCTCATGCAAGGCTATTCGAAATCGGTGGACTGGTGGTCGATGGGTGTTATTTTGTATGAATTTCTCATTGGCGTCACGCCGTTTTACGGAGAAACGGTCGACGAGCTCTTTGAACAAATCAAAAGCA ATAATCTGTGTATTGAGTGGCCGTCGGATCCAGACGAAGCTCCGCCACCCGAAGCTCAGGACTTGATAACGCACCTTTTACGACAAAATCCTGCAGATCGACTCGGCTCCGCGCAGATGGGAG GCGAAGCTGGCGTCAAAGCGCACAGATTTTTTAAGAATGTTGACTGGCGATCTTTGCTCTTGCAAAAGGCGGCCTTCGTCCCTCAgctagaaaacgaagaagacacAAGCTATTTTGATC CTCGTACTGATCGGTACAGCCACGAACTTTTATCTGACGAGGAGTatgaggaagacgaagacgaacgattcAGCGTTCCCTTTGCGaacttttcgtcgacgtcgtcgcggtaTTCTATGATCGTGGAAACGCAGGACGAGGACACGGAAGCGGACCCCAACGACCCGACACTACCCAAAGG CAATGAAGGCAATGCTGATCTGTCGACGGAACCGTCGTCCGGCAATAGGAATGAAG tcAAATGGAATATTCCGGAGTCCGAGCGACCGGTCGGCATTCCTGTGACGTCGGAGGAATGTCTGGAGCGCATTATCGTTCAGAAAGGCGGAACGGGTGGCTACGGCATGGTTCTCCGAGCCATACGAGTGTTTGTCGGCGATTCCAACTTCTATCGAATGCACCACGTCATCAAG TCTGTGGACGAAGATAGTCCAGCGTGGAAGGCAGGCCTGCGTCAGGGCCTACTCGTCATGCGCGTAAATGGAAGG tcGGTGACTGGACTTCTACATACCGACGTCGTCCAACTCATTCTCGCCGGCAACGTGACACAGTGCGAATTCAGCGTGACTCCGctcgagtcgacgtcaatccGCGCGGGAGGTCGAGCGCGAGCGCAGTCGCTCGCCAAGCGATTAAGCCAACCTAATGCCGCTACGACGACAGAATCGGCgacagcgaaaaagaaaggatcGACAGAAAAACCGAAGAAACGATGGaaattcctcttcttcaagaaacgaaagaagagatcCAAGTCAAAAGACGTGAGTCACCGATCAGTTTCGTCGCCAGCGTCACCGACCGCCCCATCGCCGCCTCCACTGCAAAATCCCCCGTCGCCTATCATGTCAACGTCGCTACCGCGCAACTTTCGGCctcgcgtcgccgtcaatcCTAGCCAATCTTGGGCCGGCAGCGCGACGTTgacgccgcctccgcctccgctcACGCACCGTCCGCACAGCTTCGGCACGCAATTGACGAAGATTTTTCGCTCGccgcgtcgctcgtcgcaCAACGCTCTCTCCGTGTCGCCGCTCGTGCCGTCGCTCAacgtgacggcgtcgtcggacgaCACCGTCGGACGCagcccgtcgccgtcgaaaccGCGACGAGTGACGACCGGCGAAGTGCCGCcgcagtcgttgtcgccgccTCAGTTCAtgtccgacgacgatagtCGCGGCGGAAAAGGCGGCggaaaaggcggcgacgcgtcgcaCACGGGACTAAAGCGGAGGTTTTCGTTGGGCGGGTCGTCATCACCGCCGCGTGGTCGTCAAACGTTGTCCGGCACGTCGCCTTTGCTGCGACGCGCCTTGTCTCCTGATCATCAGCTGAGTCAGAGCTATTCAAGTGGATTGCCGACCGTGGGAAGTGCGagcgtgccgtcgtcgccggcgaagccgagaaaaaataatagaCGCAGTTTCTTTCGGAGATCGAGAAGTTTTAAGGGTTCGGAGGACATGGAGACGGCAGCCAAAGGGGGGAAAGGAGGGAAAGCGGGGAAAGGGAGGAAAGAGGGCATtggcggcagcagcagcacctCCCAACTGAGAGATTCTTGGGCGGCGAGAAAGGAAATGTTCGATAATCTTTAA
- the LOC136190285 gene encoding microtubule-associated serine/threonine-protein kinase 3-like isoform X2 has translation MLPDHLWWLSQAFGKRRWDSWYRLTQITQPESSERRSRARQRPKSCIDSAAELAGNVHSDEPAASRPITSPPPPSLAMVTLAAQQGLGKKHQSVSCLSPSLRLFSSNHMERLESTDRGRRHSCASLSSSGYGTGSPVIGSPSSPYTFGSFERLHTLPSQPTSDDLQVLLRHLDTEGSDLKLSSRPRARSLSPERSPRNFFGDVSKLNDIYRERFPKAKEEMEDQLTILLEECHQMERGKSQHAAYEFVLNQVLEAARNILQMSRQGGLSGGYFYEITGKIEGYAIRAAEVTSLPPKAVPLGDIIRKLLLIISRPARLLECLEFDALKFLHSSAEDQLSDLRSSSHMPRYIRSKLDTLDANDGVSPIKSRCSSPLPQEESESGNPSEEDFSEIKLISSGAYGSVHLVRHKKIKKRFAMKKVSKQSMVLKKQVDQIYAERDILTFADNPFVVSIFCTFQTKKHLCLVMEYVEGGDCATLLKNMEGPLPVDLARMYFAETVLALEYIHSLGVIHRDLKPDNMLITSEGHIKLTDFGLSKIGLMNLTTNIIESASGQQDGLFMDEQIYGTPDYIAPEVILMQGYSKSVDWWSMGVILYEFLIGVTPFYGETVDELFEQIKSNNLCIEWPSDPDEAPPPEAQDLITHLLRQNPADRLGSAQMGGEAGVKAHRFFKNVDWRSLLLQKAAFVPQLENEEDTSYFDPRTDRYSHELLSDEEYEEDEDERFSVPFANFSSTSSRYSMIVETQDEDTEADPNDPTLPKGNEGNADLSTEPSSGNRNEVKWNIPESERPVGIPVTSEECLERIIVQKGGTGGYGMVLRAIRVFVGDSNFYRMHHVIKSVDEDSPAWKAGLRQGLLVMRVNGRSVTGLLHTDVVQLILAGNVTQCEFSVTPLESTSIRAGGRARAQSLAKRLSQPNAATTTESATAKKKGSTEKPKKRWKFLFFKKRKKRSKSKDVSHRSVSSPASPTAPSPPPLQNPPSPIMSTSLPRNFRPRVAVNPSQSWAGSATLTPPPPPLTHRPHSFGTQLTKIFRSPRRSSHNALSVSPLVPSLNVTASSDDTVGRSPSPSKPRRVTTGEVPPQSLSPPQFMSDDDSRGGKGGGKGGDASHTGLKRRFSLGGSSSPPRGRQTLSGTSPLLRRALSPDHQLSQSYSSGLPTVGSASVPSSPAKPRKNNRRSFFRRSRSFKGSEDMETAAKGGKGGKAGKGRKEGIGGSSSTSQLRDSWAARKEMFDNL, from the exons ATGCTTCCCGACCATCTCTGGTGGCTTAGTCAAGCGTTTGGGAAAAGACGGTGGGATAGTTGGTATCGACTAACACAAATAACCCAA CCCGAGTCGAGCGAGCGACGAAGCCGAGCAAGACA GCGACCTAAGAGTTGTATTGATTCGGCAGCGGAATTGGCAGGCAACGTGCACTCTG ACGAGCCCGCTGCTTCACGGCCCAtaacgtcgccgccgcctcctaGCCTTGCTATGGTCACTCTGGCCGCGCAGCAGGGACTCGGAAAAAA GCACCAGAGCGTTTCCTGTCTATCGCCTAGCTTGCGTCTCTTTTCGAGCAATCACATGGAAAG GTTGGAGAGTACGGATCGTGGGCGTCGACATTCATGCGCGTCGTTATCATCCTCTGGTTATGGAACCGGATCTCCCGTGATTGGCTCGCCATCCTCGCCCTAC ACGTTTGGATCGTTTGAACGATTGCACACT CTTCCTTCTCAACCGACGTCAGATGACTTGCAAGTTCTCCTTCGACACTTGGATACGGAAGGCAGCGACTTGAAATTGTCGTCGCGTCCGAGAGCAAGAAGCTTAAG TCCCGAAAGGTCGCCTCGAAATTTCTTCGGTGACGTTTCCAAGCTCAATGATATTTATCGAGAACGATTTCCCAAG gcgaaagaagaaatggaagatCAGCTGACCATTCTTCTTGAAGAATGCCATCAAATGGAAAGAGGAAAATCGCAACACGCAGCATACGAATTTGTCTTGAACCAG GTATTGGAGGCGGCCAGAAACATTCTTCAGATGTCGCGCCAAGGCGGACTCTCGGGCGGTTATTTCTATGAAATTACGGGGAAGATTGAAGGCTATGCAATCAGA GCGGCGGAGGTCACCAGTCTTCCGCCGAAGGCCGTTCCGCTGGGCGACATTATTCGAAAATTGTTGCTTATAATATCGCGTCCCGCTCGCCTTCTCGAATGCCTG GAATTTGACGCGTTGAAGTTTCTGCATTCGTCCGCTGAGGATCAGCTGTCTGATTTGCGCTCTTCGTCGCACATGCCGCGCTACATTCGAAGCAAACTTGACACTCTTGATGCAAATgacg GCGTTTCTCCGATAAAGAGTCGttgctcgtcgccgctaCCACAAGAAGAAAGCGAG AGTGGGAATCCTTCCGAGGAGGATTTTAGCGAAATCAAGCTCATTAGTTCAGGAGCTTATGG ATCCGTGCACTTGGTGAGACAcaagaaaataaagaagCGGTTTGCTATGAAGAAAGTCAGCAAGCAGTCCATGGTTCTAAAGAAACAG GTTGACCAAATTTACGCAGAAAGAGATATTCTTACGTTTGCGGACAATCCTTTTGTGGTCAGCATTTTTTGCACGTTCCAGACGAAG AAACACTTGTGTTTGGTGATGGAATATGTCGAAGGGGGCGACTGTGCGACGCTATTGAAAAACATGGAGGGCCCCCTGCCCGTCGATTTGGCGCGCATGTACTTCGCTGAAACCGTCCTCGCCTTGGAGTATATTCACAGTCTCGGCGTGATTCACAGAGATTTGAAACCAGACAA CATGTTGATCACGTCGGAAGGACACATTAAATTGACTGATTTTGGATTGTCAAAGATTGGTCTGATGAACT TGACGACGAACATCATTGAGTCGGCTAGTGGACAGCAGGATGGCTTGTTTATGGATGAACAGATTTATGGCACTCCCGATTATATTGCCCCCGAAGTTATTCTCATGCAAGGCTATTCGAAATCGGTGGACTGGTGGTCGATGGGTGTTATTTTGTATGAATTTCTCATTGGCGTCACGCCGTTTTACGGAGAAACGGTCGACGAGCTCTTTGAACAAATCAAAAGCA ATAATCTGTGTATTGAGTGGCCGTCGGATCCAGACGAAGCTCCGCCACCCGAAGCTCAGGACTTGATAACGCACCTTTTACGACAAAATCCTGCAGATCGACTCGGCTCCGCGCAGATGGGAG GCGAAGCTGGCGTCAAAGCGCACAGATTTTTTAAGAATGTTGACTGGCGATCTTTGCTCTTGCAAAAGGCGGCCTTCGTCCCTCAgctagaaaacgaagaagacacAAGCTATTTTGATC CTCGTACTGATCGGTACAGCCACGAACTTTTATCTGACGAGGAGTatgaggaagacgaagacgaacgattcAGCGTTCCCTTTGCGaacttttcgtcgacgtcgtcgcggtaTTCTATGATCGTGGAAACGCAGGACGAGGACACGGAAGCGGACCCCAACGACCCGACACTACCCAAAGG CAATGAAGGCAATGCTGATCTGTCGACGGAACCGTCGTCCGGCAATAGGAATGAAG tcAAATGGAATATTCCGGAGTCCGAGCGACCGGTCGGCATTCCTGTGACGTCGGAGGAATGTCTGGAGCGCATTATCGTTCAGAAAGGCGGAACGGGTGGCTACGGCATGGTTCTCCGAGCCATACGAGTGTTTGTCGGCGATTCCAACTTCTATCGAATGCACCACGTCATCAAG TCTGTGGACGAAGATAGTCCAGCGTGGAAGGCAGGCCTGCGTCAGGGCCTACTCGTCATGCGCGTAAATGGAAGG tcGGTGACTGGACTTCTACATACCGACGTCGTCCAACTCATTCTCGCCGGCAACGTGACACAGTGCGAATTCAGCGTGACTCCGctcgagtcgacgtcaatccGCGCGGGAGGTCGAGCGCGAGCGCAGTCGCTCGCCAAGCGATTAAGCCAACCTAATGCCGCTACGACGACAGAATCGGCgacagcgaaaaagaaaggatcGACAGAAAAACCGAAGAAACGATGGaaattcctcttcttcaagaaacgaaagaagagatcCAAGTCAAAAGACGTGAGTCACCGATCAGTTTCGTCGCCAGCGTCACCGACCGCCCCATCGCCGCCTCCACTGCAAAATCCCCCGTCGCCTATCATGTCAACGTCGCTACCGCGCAACTTTCGGCctcgcgtcgccgtcaatcCTAGCCAATCTTGGGCCGGCAGCGCGACGTTgacgccgcctccgcctccgctcACGCACCGTCCGCACAGCTTCGGCACGCAATTGACGAAGATTTTTCGCTCGccgcgtcgctcgtcgcaCAACGCTCTCTCCGTGTCGCCGCTCGTGCCGTCGCTCAacgtgacggcgtcgtcggacgaCACCGTCGGACGCagcccgtcgccgtcgaaaccGCGACGAGTGACGACCGGCGAAGTGCCGCcgcagtcgttgtcgccgccTCAGTTCAtgtccgacgacgatagtCGCGGCGGAAAAGGCGGCggaaaaggcggcgacgcgtcgcaCACGGGACTAAAGCGGAGGTTTTCGTTGGGCGGGTCGTCATCACCGCCGCGTGGTCGTCAAACGTTGTCCGGCACGTCGCCTTTGCTGCGACGCGCCTTGTCTCCTGATCATCAGCTGAGTCAGAGCTATTCAAGTGGATTGCCGACCGTGGGAAGTGCGagcgtgccgtcgtcgccggcgaagccgagaaaaaataatagaCGCAGTTTCTTTCGGAGATCGAGAAGTTTTAAGGGTTCGGAGGACATGGAGACGGCAGCCAAAGGGGGGAAAGGAGGGAAAGCGGGGAAAGGGAGGAAAGAGGGCATtggcggcagcagcagcacctCCCAACTGAGAGATTCTTGGGCGGCGAGAAAGGAAATGTTCGATAATCTTTAA